In the genome of Aedes aegypti strain LVP_AGWG chromosome 2, AaegL5.0 Primary Assembly, whole genome shotgun sequence, the window CCGTTTTCTTAGAGGAAATTGGAAATCAAATAGATATTTGTGCAAACGAAAATTTTCTCGGTAGATTACACCGTTTGCACAGCGTTACTAAAATCTATATGAAATTGTCCTTTTTGAACGATGATATTCATTTGTCGTATGAAATGTCCCTAGTTATGTTTGTATCAGTATGGCATTTTGAAATGCTGGCCAATTCATACTGGTTTGTTGATTCTATCACACTCTACGGAACGGCTATGTACGTTTGTGGGTATACATAGATTTTTTCGTAAGTTCATTGAAACTAACATTTGCTTACTGTTTCAAGCTCAAATTTTTGCCTTACTATTAAATTCTGCGAGTCTTATTCTGATGCACATTTTCTGTGAAGAGCTGAGAAATGTATATCAACTTGTTCGGGCTAAAATCAACAACTTGAGACTGCATCCCGTTGTTTGTGCAGGATACTCTTATCAATTAGTAAGTATAGTTTAGTATagtaatgaaatttttcatgaatgtTATTCGTACTCTTTCAGATAACGTGCTGCACAAATCAATTCATGATTCGAAGAATAGGAATGTTTGCTATGGGATGCTTTGAAGTATCTTACTATCCTATTGTGTCAGTAAGTATTTTCACACCTAATGCGATAACATAAAATTACCAACCTTAATATAGATAATCGTTTCAGCCTGTACATACTTAgcgtttttcattgaaattgaaAGTCGCTTATCGAAATATCGATCAACATCATACAATTGAGTATTTTTCTGCCCAGACAGTATGAAATGCAAGATGTCAATAAATTCAACACAATTGACAAAAGTAACAAGATGAAGTAAACTAATCTgaagttattaaaatttttcatttattttttctttgaattcccaATAACATCCTGTTAACAATTCCACAATTCCACTCTACATCACTCGATTCGCAGCTGCCATTCTAAGTATAAAGTAtgaagtataaagtataaagtatgaagtataaagtataaagtataaagtataaagtataaagtataaagtataaagtataaagtataaagtataaagtataaagtatgaagtataaagtataaagtataaagtataaagtataaagtataaagtataaagtataaagtataaagtataaagtataaagtataaagtataaagtataaagtataaagtataaagtataaagtataaagtataaagtataaagtataaagtataaagtataaagtataaagtataaaataaagtataaagtataaagtataaagtataaagtataaagtataaagtataaagtataaagtataaagtataaagtataaagtataaagtataaagtataaagtataaagtataaagtataaagtataaagtataaagtataaagtataaagtataaagtataaagtataaagtataaagtataaagtataaagtataaagtataaagtataaagtataaagtataaagtataaagtataaagtataaagtataagtaaagtataaagtataaagtataaagtataaagtataaagtataaagtataaagtataaagtataaagtataaagtataaagatCTTTGAGCTTTTTATCAGCTATAGAGAGATTAACCTATAACTTTTTAGCGGGTGATGACATTGACTCAAATGTGTATCGTGTTTGAGCGGGTCAGTAAAAAATTATCATAATTATATCACAGTAAAAAGCCTCTTTCATTACCAGAATATGTTTTATTGCAATTTGCTGAATAAAAGAGGCATGGGAATTTATTTCTTATCTCATACTGCGGCTACCAATTTCGATGAAAAATGCCAGATAGGTACATACTGAAACGATAatctgaaaaatcgaaaaaaatgaaaacgacAAGTTTGTAAAGTTTAGTTTAAATTACTTACTGAAGCTATTGGATTATAGGATACCTCTACGCAGCCCATTGCCAGCAATTTGCTATCAAGTGCTCTGAATTGATTTATGCAGCTAATTGACTGTTTGAATTGAACAATgttgatttttgcattttttcttcaaataattgAATTATGAGTACATCTTACCAACTGATGCAAGTAGTTTTCAGAGTTCCACAATTGTACTTTCTGGCCATCTATTCTAGCTGCAGTGGATCGACGCACTTTCCTCAACTTTTCGCAATATTTGATCATCAGCGCCAAGCTTAAAGTGTTGAACACCAATGGAAGCAATTGAACTGCGGAGAcattaaaaatgattaaaaatattattttcttaaCTCTTGTTTGATATCAACTCACGAATCGTATATTTCTGACCATATAAGTTTATGGAATGTATGAACCAATAAGAGTTTGCAAGCATATCAAAGTGCCACACAGCAACCAACAATAGCAGAGATTTATTGAAAATCGTTTGAAACTGATCAGACAAAAAGAACAACTTCAAGTGTATCTCCTTAATAGTATGCAAACGGGTTTGGTAATTTCTATTGTTTGTACAAATCTCAATTTGTATTTCAAGTTCTTTTGACAAAATTGTTATCATCTGTACATAAAGCACTATATGATAATGTCGAAttctaataaaaattttaatgaaagcTAATTCGATAATAACAAGCTCTGTGAAATGGCCATCCATTTGCGCAAATAAAATGTAAACTAGATTCATAATAAAACTGAGTGGCACGGTCAAGATGAAAAGCAACAAGTAAGTTTTGTGGAAATTAATAAATTCTTGTCGCAAAAGTCTCTCCTCAGTTAGGCGAGAAATCCGGACGTAtaattgttcaaaatttatcCAAAAGGAGTGAAAGTGAGAACAGTTCTGCCAAGCTTCGAACATGAACGAAATGTAAGTGATGCAATATGCTGatagtttgaaaaaaatcattcaacggTCCCAGTTCATCCGTCAGCAGCGGGATTcttgttgaaaataaaatcaccaaaactACCACGGGtataaaaatattcaacaaaaaacGTAATACAGGTTGGCGTCTATTGAGACTGTAATCGTACCCCAACCAACCGTAAAAACGCAGGAATGAGCGATAAATGCTTTTTATTCGATTCATTTGATGAAGGAAACTGTGAGGAATTATTTCTCGCATCACGTGTTGACGAGCCATTAATCTACAAAATTGTCCCTAGTCTCCATAAGCAGCAAATTATGTTAATAAATATTTCAGACGGTTCAATCAAGCGCTGAAAGTATTTCCGATAATCGATTAAAATAATTTACTGCCAAGTTGCATGAAGAGAAACTGATATATTTTACAGTGACATCATATTCAATATTAAAATCTAtatgttaaggtgaaacagtttggaatcaacttctaagattgcactgaaacttcaaaggcacaaatcacaCGAAGAAACAACAActgtgaactttttattttggctttgtgcgctaacagaaagcttaaaataagaagatcagaaccttttgccaactatttctccagttttgtgcttttgaaaacgtgagtaggggcacaagtcggccattgtgacggccatctttggattccgagatgtttcaccttaatcttGAAATTACATCATCATTGAGAAAGAAACTGacgtttttcattgattattACACCCCTCtgccccctcgtagcatttgaTAGCAAATTCTGAGGCTTCCCCCTATTTATAGACAATACGTAGCATATTTAGAGGACAACACGTACCAGTTTGCtcagt includes:
- the LOC23687814 gene encoding uncharacterized protein LOC23687814; amino-acid sequence: MIFFKLSAYCITYISFMFEAWQNCSHFHSFWINFEQLYVRISRLTEERLLRQEFINFHKTYLLLFILTVPLSFIMNLVYILFAQMDGHFTELVIIELAFIKIFIRIRHYHIVLYVQMITILSKELEIQIEICTNNRNYQTRLHTIKEIHLKLFFLSDQFQTIFNKSLLLLVAVWHFDMLANSYWFIHSINLYGQKYTILQLLPLVFNTLSLALMIKYCEKLRKVRRSTAARIDGQKVQLWNSENYLHQLSISCINQFRALDSKLLAMGCVEVSYNPIASIIVSVCTYLAFFIEIGSRSMR